The following are encoded together in the Bacteroidales bacterium MB20-C3-3 genome:
- the istA gene encoding IS21 family transposase yields the protein MSKVKQILQLIEQGISQREISRCLQIDRKTVSQYFSKNKELNLTKENLQTIPDEELEALFKSEASYFDSSEEYKYLEKLFPYFRKELKRTGVTRFILWEEYRRARSQGYSYSQMCHHYQQWLNSENVSMHLEHEYGEEMFIDFTGDKLNYFCPNSGKAIEAEVLVTILGGSRMFEAEAVGSQKVEDFTMAVSNALHNFGGVPKVLIPDNLKAGVTSSDKYQPVINNTFLSMANHYGATVSPARSRKPQDKALVESIINVVYSSVFAPLRDKLPCGLTELNKRIKELVAIAVAKNFQNRDYSRKDLFEKYEKSALMSLPVNRYEITKSYKLKVNTEYHVFFNKDRHSYSVPYKYAGKRIKAVVSSGTISFYYNNQQIASHIRSSKENGYSTKVEHRHPNHRYVDQWEPSVAYIWGSTVDPLVEEYMRNMMSQSTYPHLARRMYEGVVHLSKKYGNYRLTNACKRALAYRVYDYTTLKNILSNSLDNQIGTTAKNIVKLPRHENIRGAQYYK from the coding sequence ATGAGCAAAGTAAAGCAAATTTTGCAATTAATTGAACAGGGGATCTCTCAAAGAGAGATATCTCGGTGTTTACAGATTGACCGAAAAACAGTAAGTCAGTACTTCTCAAAAAACAAGGAGTTAAACTTAACTAAAGAAAATCTTCAAACTATTCCTGACGAAGAACTGGAAGCATTATTTAAATCAGAAGCTTCGTACTTTGATTCAAGCGAAGAGTATAAGTACTTGGAAAAACTATTTCCCTATTTTAGGAAAGAACTCAAGAGAACCGGAGTTACCAGGTTTATTTTATGGGAGGAATATCGTAGAGCCCGCTCTCAAGGCTACAGTTACTCGCAAATGTGTCATCATTACCAACAATGGCTAAATAGTGAAAATGTCTCAATGCATCTTGAACACGAATATGGAGAGGAGATGTTTATAGACTTCACAGGAGACAAGCTTAATTATTTTTGTCCCAATTCCGGTAAAGCTATAGAAGCAGAAGTTCTTGTAACCATTCTTGGTGGAAGCAGAATGTTTGAAGCAGAGGCCGTTGGGAGTCAAAAAGTGGAAGACTTTACAATGGCAGTAAGTAATGCACTCCATAATTTTGGAGGAGTACCCAAGGTGCTTATCCCGGACAACCTAAAGGCTGGAGTTACTTCTTCAGATAAGTATCAGCCCGTAATCAACAATACTTTTCTCTCTATGGCTAACCATTATGGAGCAACGGTAAGTCCAGCCAGGTCCAGAAAACCTCAAGATAAGGCATTAGTAGAGAGTATAATTAATGTGGTTTACTCTTCAGTATTTGCTCCTCTTAGGGATAAACTGCCCTGTGGACTAACAGAACTTAATAAGAGGATAAAAGAGCTTGTTGCTATTGCAGTAGCTAAGAACTTCCAGAACAGAGATTATAGTCGTAAAGACCTGTTTGAAAAGTACGAAAAAAGTGCTCTTATGTCATTACCTGTAAATAGATACGAGATAACTAAATCATATAAACTTAAGGTAAACACAGAGTATCATGTATTTTTTAACAAGGACAGACACAGCTATAGTGTACCGTATAAATATGCCGGAAAGAGGATTAAAGCTGTTGTGTCGTCCGGGACAATATCCTTCTATTACAATAATCAGCAAATTGCTTCCCACATAAGGAGTAGCAAGGAAAATGGATACTCTACAAAAGTTGAACACAGGCATCCAAATCATAGATATGTAGACCAATGGGAGCCTTCTGTTGCTTACATATGGGGAAGTACTGTAGATCCGCTGGTAGAAGAATATATGAGGAATATGATGTCTCAAAGCACATATCCTCATTTGGCCAGAAGAATGTACGAAGGAGTTGTACACTTGAGTAAGAAATACGGGAACTACAGGCTTACAAATGCATGCAAAAGGGCTTTAGCTTATAGGGTGTATGATTATACAACTTTAAAGAATATCCTGTCAAATAGCCTGGATAATCAAATTGGTACTACTGCGAAGAATATCGTAAAACTGCCACGACACGAAAATATCAGAGGAGCTCAATATTATAAATAG
- a CDS encoding ATP-binding protein, whose amino-acid sequence MQSVDSKLLLKNIDIIFRESRRIISDDQPFNSVKKSLSTISNYFSTTERESFIFAILFVLNLSETKISFVNLTEHFSNQPTNILLFKSELESLCTKGIVRKNFSGGDEDPFGVRYMVNRKVVADILDNKPFCKETLKERDLYSLLEKIFKTIDNRESIFGGSNLLSAAVLDIMNENLDIPFINAILDMKLKDENNLIFLYVIWAILDENLEPDAGIVLYSIYSKASERIRVMQRLIDGSHELIKKGLLETGEGLFSSDIHLKLSEATIILAKSYGVIFNRRPKSSRKIITPSQIRFKQLIFNDKAISQLNTFRDLLSHNRYENLAKNFEAMNLPECITAIFYGSPGTGKTESVMQIARETDREILKVDISQTKSMWYGESEKIVKQIFKDYKNFMNESVRTPILLINEADALISKRLDISFSSTQHTENTIQKIILEELENFKGILIATTNLLQNFDKAFDRRFLYKIHFPKPNQEIRIKIWKNKKTDLSISDCNMLASKFPFSGGHIDNIIRKISIEEAIQDLPLPIDKIVEICSTELLQKNGDLKTIGF is encoded by the coding sequence ATGCAGAGTGTAGATTCAAAATTGTTACTAAAGAATATTGATATTATTTTCCGGGAGTCTCGCAGGATTATTTCAGACGACCAGCCTTTTAACTCTGTTAAAAAAAGTCTTTCAACGATATCAAACTATTTTAGTACCACAGAAAGAGAGTCATTTATTTTTGCGATTCTTTTTGTTTTAAATCTCAGTGAAACAAAAATTTCCTTTGTAAACCTCACTGAGCACTTTTCCAATCAGCCAACAAATATCCTTTTATTTAAAAGTGAACTTGAATCACTTTGCACTAAGGGAATTGTAAGAAAAAATTTTTCGGGTGGTGACGAAGATCCTTTCGGAGTAAGATATATGGTTAACCGCAAAGTAGTGGCAGATATACTGGATAATAAGCCTTTCTGTAAAGAGACTTTAAAGGAGCGTGACCTCTATTCATTACTGGAGAAGATATTTAAGACAATAGATAACAGAGAGAGCATTTTTGGCGGATCCAACTTATTATCGGCAGCAGTATTGGATATCATGAATGAGAACTTGGATATTCCATTCATAAATGCAATTCTTGATATGAAGTTGAAAGATGAGAACAATCTGATTTTTTTGTATGTTATATGGGCTATTCTTGACGAAAATCTTGAGCCGGATGCAGGAATTGTACTTTATTCAATATACAGCAAAGCATCAGAAAGGATAAGAGTAATGCAAAGGCTCATTGACGGCAGCCATGAGCTGATTAAGAAAGGGCTCTTAGAGACAGGAGAAGGATTGTTTTCATCTGATATTCATTTAAAATTGAGTGAAGCAACGATTATCCTGGCAAAAAGCTATGGCGTCATATTTAACAGAAGACCAAAATCGTCAAGGAAAATAATCACCCCTTCACAAATTAGATTTAAACAACTAATATTTAATGATAAAGCGATTAGCCAACTTAATACATTTAGAGATTTGCTAAGTCATAATCGCTATGAAAATCTGGCTAAAAACTTTGAGGCAATGAACCTGCCGGAATGTATAACGGCGATATTTTATGGAAGTCCCGGAACCGGGAAAACAGAGTCGGTTATGCAGATTGCCCGAGAAACCGACAGAGAGATTTTAAAGGTTGATATAAGTCAGACCAAATCGATGTGGTATGGAGAGAGTGAGAAAATAGTCAAGCAGATTTTCAAAGACTACAAAAACTTTATGAATGAGAGTGTCAGAACGCCCATCCTATTGATTAACGAAGCCGACGCTCTTATTTCTAAAAGATTAGACATCTCTTTTTCTAGTACACAACATACAGAAAATACAATCCAGAAAATTATCCTGGAGGAGCTTGAAAATTTTAAGGGGATATTAATTGCCACGACTAACCTACTTCAGAATTTTGATAAAGCATTTGACAGACGATTTCTATATAAGATTCATTTTCCGAAACCAAATCAGGAGATAAGAATAAAGATCTGGAAGAATAAAAAAACCGACCTTTCAATTAGCGATTGCAATATGTTAGCATCAAAATTCCCCTTTTCAGGAGGTCATATAGATAATATCATACGAAAGATCTCAATAGAGGAGGCAATTCAGGATTTACCCCTGCCAATTGATAAAATTGTAGAAATCTGTTCCACTGAATTACTTCAAAAAAATGGCGATCTAAAAACGATAGGATTTTAA
- a CDS encoding YggS family pyridoxal phosphate-dependent enzyme gives MSKQIIENIAHVKKRINNACKENGRDPSEVKLLLATKTVNADRIKIVLNAGQTLIAENKIQELKEKFEALQGIPHTNHFIGHLQTNKIKELLKYNVSCIQSLDRLNLAEKLHQRLLLENKTIEVLIQVNTSFEESKFGVSPDNAIELVRQVAQLETLKIKGLMTIGLFSAETEKVRKCFRLLKDIQQKIIALKIPNVEMQELSMGMSSDLDTAIAEGATIVRVGTAIFGQRIYPDNYYWNEK, from the coding sequence ATGAGCAAACAAATCATAGAAAATATTGCCCACGTAAAAAAACGGATAAACAATGCCTGTAAAGAAAATGGCAGAGATCCAAGCGAAGTAAAATTGCTGTTGGCTACAAAAACCGTAAATGCCGATCGTATCAAAATTGTATTAAATGCAGGACAGACATTGATAGCCGAAAACAAAATACAGGAACTCAAAGAAAAATTTGAAGCATTACAAGGAATTCCACATACAAATCATTTTATAGGACATTTACAAACCAACAAAATCAAAGAACTTTTGAAATACAATGTTTCTTGTATTCAATCGCTAGACCGTTTGAATTTGGCTGAGAAATTACATCAACGTTTGCTGCTTGAAAACAAAACAATAGAAGTGTTGATACAGGTGAATACTTCGTTTGAAGAAAGCAAATTTGGTGTAAGTCCTGATAATGCCATTGAATTGGTAAGGCAGGTTGCACAGTTGGAAACCTTGAAAATAAAAGGTTTAATGACAATAGGTCTTTTCAGTGCAGAAACGGAAAAAGTGCGTAAATGTTTCCGTTTGCTCAAAGATATTCAACAAAAAATCATTGCCTTGAAAATTCCCAATGTAGAGATGCAAGAATTATCAATGGGTATGAGTAGCGATTTAGATACAGCCATTGCAGAAGGCGCAACCATTGTAAGAGTAGGCACTGCTATTTTTGGACAAAGGATTTATCCCGACAATTACTATTGGAACGAAAAATGA
- the istB gene encoding IS21-like element helper ATPase IstB, with protein sequence MDSNNILSKMSSMRLDGMYSLYKNMVGSGQCDAITNEEFLTMLINAEWDNRENNRVERALKEAKFRYQAAIENIRYDDDRGLDKSQIIRLSDCSYITQAKNILITGFTGTGKSYLASAFGHQACYNGYKVMYHNAQKLFAKLKNAKADDTYCKLIAKIAKQDLLIIDDFGLHILDDIDRLILLEIMEDRYGIKSTIISSQLPVKVWYDIIGESTIADAIMDRLVNGAFRIEIKSKKSLRE encoded by the coding sequence ATGGATAGTAATAACATACTAAGTAAAATGAGTTCAATGAGGTTAGATGGGATGTATAGCCTCTACAAAAACATGGTAGGATCAGGACAGTGTGATGCTATAACTAATGAAGAATTCTTGACGATGTTAATTAACGCTGAATGGGACAACAGAGAGAATAACAGGGTAGAGAGGGCCTTAAAAGAGGCTAAGTTCAGGTACCAGGCAGCTATTGAAAATATAAGATATGACGATGATAGAGGATTGGATAAGTCACAAATAATCAGATTGTCAGACTGCTCTTACATTACACAAGCGAAGAATATATTAATAACCGGCTTTACAGGAACAGGGAAAAGTTATCTTGCATCTGCCTTTGGACATCAAGCTTGTTATAACGGATATAAGGTGATGTATCATAATGCTCAAAAACTCTTCGCAAAACTTAAAAATGCTAAAGCAGATGATACTTACTGCAAGTTAATAGCCAAGATCGCAAAGCAGGACCTACTGATTATAGATGATTTTGGACTACACATACTGGATGACATTGACCGACTTATACTGCTTGAAATAATGGAAGACAGATACGGAATAAAATCAACTATAATCAGCTCTCAGCTACCGGTAAAAGTGTGGTATGATATAATAGGAGAAAGCACTATTGCTGATGCAATTATGGATAGACTGGTAAATGGAGCTTTTAGAATAGAAATAAAATCAAAGAAATCTCTTCGAGAATAA
- a CDS encoding WYL domain-containing protein translates to MSRRETLQRQVLIVSILRKRPASFSEVSEILEKESELNGYNFNISKRTFQRDCQDISSLYNIEIVYDNSIRAYCIKYDDHSGLSEKMLETFDTLNALKLGNTLSEYIQFDNRRPKGTENLYGLIHSIKNSLVISFTYERFTDSGAFTRRVEPYALKEFKNRWYLIGKDQMNGNVRTYGLDRLEDLEIIKQKFLYPEDFSHEQHFRYSFGIIIPDENKPEEIILSFDRVASKYIKSMPLHSSQKILLDREDELIVSLNLCVTFDLVVEVLSYGKHVKVIQPQSLIDQVVHSLQSSISRYSDTN, encoded by the coding sequence ATGTCCAGACGAGAGACACTACAAAGACAAGTACTTATAGTATCTATTTTAAGAAAGCGCCCGGCTTCATTCTCCGAGGTTTCAGAGATACTTGAAAAGGAATCAGAGCTAAATGGCTACAACTTCAATATCTCAAAGCGTACCTTTCAGCGGGACTGTCAGGACATCTCATCCTTGTACAATATTGAAATCGTATATGATAATTCTATAAGAGCATATTGCATCAAATACGACGATCACTCCGGGCTGAGCGAAAAGATGCTGGAGACTTTCGATACTCTAAACGCACTGAAATTAGGCAATACTCTATCTGAATATATTCAGTTTGACAACAGACGCCCTAAAGGAACAGAAAACCTGTACGGGCTGATTCATTCTATAAAGAATAGCCTTGTAATAAGTTTTACATACGAGAGATTCACAGATTCAGGAGCGTTCACAAGAAGAGTCGAGCCTTATGCGCTTAAAGAGTTCAAAAACAGATGGTATCTGATAGGAAAAGATCAAATGAATGGAAATGTCAGAACCTATGGCCTTGACCGGCTCGAAGATCTTGAAATCATTAAGCAGAAATTTCTCTATCCGGAGGACTTCAGTCACGAACAACACTTCAGATACTCATTCGGGATTATAATTCCTGATGAGAATAAACCTGAAGAGATTATTCTCTCTTTCGACAGAGTAGCCAGTAAGTATATAAAATCAATGCCCCTTCACAGTAGCCAGAAGATTCTTCTGGACAGGGAGGATGAGCTGATAGTATCACTTAACCTTTGTGTAACCTTTGACTTGGTTGTAGAGGTTCTCTCATATGGCAAACATGTAAAAGTTATTCAACCACAATCATTGATTGACCAAGTTGTACACTCCCTGCAAAGTTCTATTTCAAGATACAGCGACACGAATTGA
- a CDS encoding metalloregulator ArsR/SmtB family transcription factor: MDNNSCIRQQADIKQINRCKDRVSELNGSFDYLSNGLELAGNNVRLKILFLLYEEKRLCVCDISDILGMTISAVSQHLRKLKDRKLIETEREAQTIFYSLTKEYEKMLRPFFKILDENKILETI; encoded by the coding sequence ATGGACAATAATTCTTGCATACGACAACAAGCAGACATTAAACAAATAAATCGCTGTAAAGACCGAGTTTCAGAACTCAACGGCTCGTTTGACTATTTATCGAACGGACTTGAATTAGCGGGAAACAACGTAAGACTCAAAATTCTGTTTCTGCTCTATGAAGAAAAACGACTTTGTGTCTGTGATATAAGCGACATTCTTGGAATGACAATTTCAGCAGTTTCACAACACTTGCGAAAACTAAAAGACAGAAAACTAATTGAAACAGAAAGAGAAGCTCAAACCATTTTTTACTCATTGACAAAAGAGTATGAAAAAATGCTGAGACCGTTTTTCAAAATACTTGACGAGAATAAAATATTAGAAACAATATGA
- a CDS encoding type 1 glutamine amidotransferase: MKNNQKMKVHFIQHETFEAPAAYLEWAKQRNHTITFSKVYENQALPETAENIDLLIVMGGPQSPATTQKECPHFNAKAEITLIQKCIKSEKAVIGVCLGSQLIGEALGANFEHSPEKEIGVFPIQLTDDGLKDEKINHFGSSLLVGHWHNDMPGLTTDSKILATSTGCPRQIVAYSNLVYGFQCHIEFNPEVIELLIAEEENILSNNVTHKYVQKPDEIRSYNYTEMNSKLFQFLDKLVTEYSNKRVCT, encoded by the coding sequence ATGAAAAATAATCAAAAGATGAAAGTGCATTTTATTCAACACGAAACATTCGAAGCACCTGCGGCTTATTTGGAATGGGCAAAACAAAGAAATCATACAATCACTTTTTCAAAGGTGTATGAAAACCAAGCTTTGCCTGAAACAGCAGAAAATATTGATTTACTAATTGTAATGGGCGGACCTCAAAGCCCCGCTACAACACAGAAAGAATGTCCGCATTTTAATGCAAAAGCCGAGATTACTTTAATACAAAAATGTATAAAATCTGAAAAAGCAGTCATTGGCGTTTGTTTGGGTTCACAACTCATTGGCGAAGCGTTGGGTGCAAATTTTGAACATAGCCCCGAAAAGGAAATTGGTGTTTTCCCTATTCAACTTACTGATGACGGATTAAAAGATGAGAAAATAAACCACTTCGGTTCATCATTACTTGTAGGACATTGGCACAATGATATGCCCGGACTTACCACCGACAGTAAAATTTTGGCAACCAGCACAGGTTGCCCAAGACAAATAGTAGCTTATTCAAATTTGGTTTACGGCTTCCAATGCCATATAGAATTTAACCCCGAAGTCATTGAGTTATTGATTGCAGAAGAAGAAAATATTTTAAGCAATAACGTTACACACAAGTATGTTCAAAAGCCCGATGAAATAAGAAGTTATAACTATACTGAAATGAATAGCAAACTGTTTCAATTTCTTGACAAACTTGTAACTGAATATTCAAACAAAAGAGTATGCACCTAA
- a CDS encoding MBL fold metallo-hydrolase: protein MRITINRGIDQIGGCITEIATNNAKILIDLGQNLPNGEGVVNDDFANSDAIEKITKDIDAIFYTHYHGDHLGLFHLVPNSITQYIGKVAKRVALCKHQRLSYIKDRKEQSEKEIDRIEAMQSFESQQIFKVGDIKIIPYFVSHSAYDAYMFLIEVNGKRILHTGDFREHGYLGKGLLPTIEKLILKQGKIDFLITEGTMLARLDERVRHENELKGEVVELMKQNKNVFVLCSSTDMERLATFHAANQKMNGRPFVCDDFQESVLEIFSDTAGKKSTLFDFEKPYIFRKDNEKLINWMKDKGFCMLVRATDKFDDYTEFLLPLLEKDKTILIYSMWKEYINPQCKHANKKYLDFIDKFSKVSKIHTSGHASAECLADVCNLVNPKTGIIPIHSENSADYQKLPIKEELKDKIITETKKIDDTLIEIKRTTKRQQRV from the coding sequence ATGAGAATTACAATCAATCGAGGTATAGACCAAATTGGAGGTTGCATAACTGAAATTGCAACTAACAACGCAAAAATCCTAATAGATTTGGGGCAAAATCTTCCTAATGGCGAAGGTGTTGTAAACGATGATTTTGCTAATTCAGATGCAATTGAAAAGATAACAAAAGATATTGATGCAATATTTTACACACATTATCACGGAGACCATTTAGGTCTATTTCATCTTGTTCCTAATTCAATTACTCAATATATTGGTAAAGTTGCAAAAAGAGTAGCTTTATGTAAACATCAACGCCTTTCATACATCAAAGACCGCAAAGAACAGTCGGAAAAAGAAATTGATAGAATAGAAGCAATGCAATCTTTTGAATCTCAACAAATATTTAAAGTTGGAGATATTAAAATAATACCATATTTCGTAAGCCATTCGGCTTACGATGCCTATATGTTTTTAATTGAAGTAAATGGGAAGAGGATTTTGCATACTGGCGATTTTCGGGAGCACGGTTATCTTGGTAAAGGTCTTCTTCCAACTATTGAAAAACTAATTCTTAAACAAGGGAAGATTGATTTTCTAATTACTGAAGGAACAATGCTTGCACGTTTAGACGAAAGAGTTCGACACGAAAATGAATTGAAAGGAGAAGTTGTAGAGCTTATGAAGCAAAATAAAAATGTATTTGTTTTGTGTTCATCAACTGACATGGAACGATTAGCTACTTTTCATGCAGCAAATCAAAAAATGAACGGCAGACCTTTTGTTTGTGATGATTTTCAAGAAAGTGTTTTAGAAATATTTTCAGATACTGCGGGTAAAAAAAGTACATTATTTGATTTTGAGAAACCTTATATTTTCCGGAAAGACAACGAGAAACTAATAAATTGGATGAAAGATAAAGGTTTTTGTATGTTAGTTCGTGCAACTGATAAATTCGATGATTACACAGAGTTTTTGTTGCCATTATTAGAGAAAGACAAAACCATTCTGATTTATTCAATGTGGAAAGAATATATAAATCCGCAATGCAAACATGCAAATAAGAAATATTTGGATTTTATTGATAAGTTTTCCAAAGTAAGTAAAATACATACAAGCGGACACGCTTCTGCGGAATGTCTCGCTGATGTTTGTAATCTTGTAAATCCGAAAACAGGAATTATTCCAATACATTCTGAAAATTCTGCTGATTATCAAAAACTGCCAATTAAAGAAGAACTAAAAGACAAAATAATTACGGAAACAAAGAAAATTGATGATACACTTATTGAGATAAAAAGAACAACGAAACGCCAACAACGTGTATAA
- the merTP gene encoding mercuric transport protein MerTP — translation MKTDNKLIGAGLLTAIAASLCCITPVLALIAGTSGLASTFSWLEPFRPYFIGLTILVLGFAWYQKLKPKKQINCNCETEVKPKFIQSKKFLGIVTAFAIVMLAFPHYSNIFYPKSEKQIIVVDKSNIQKVEFTISGMTCASCGEHVNHEVNKLTGIISSNASYENGNAIVEFDNSKTNISEIEKAINSTGYSVADKKEN, via the coding sequence ATGAAAACAGACAACAAACTAATTGGAGCAGGGCTTTTGACAGCAATTGCCGCTTCATTGTGTTGCATTACACCAGTCTTGGCTCTCATTGCAGGGACAAGCGGACTTGCTTCAACTTTTTCTTGGCTTGAACCTTTCCGACCGTATTTTATCGGTTTGACAATTTTGGTTCTTGGTTTTGCTTGGTATCAAAAGTTGAAACCAAAAAAACAAATTAACTGTAACTGTGAAACAGAAGTAAAACCTAAATTCATTCAATCAAAAAAGTTTTTAGGAATTGTAACAGCATTTGCAATCGTTATGCTTGCCTTTCCACACTACTCCAACATTTTCTATCCAAAGTCAGAAAAGCAAATCATAGTAGTAGACAAATCCAATATTCAAAAAGTAGAATTTACCATTAGCGGAATGACTTGTGCAAGTTGTGGCGAACACGTAAATCACGAAGTAAATAAATTGACAGGAATAATAAGTTCAAACGCTTCATACGAAAATGGAAACGCAATTGTAGAATTTGACAACTCAAAAACAAACATTTCTGAAATCGAAAAAGCAATAAACTCAACAGGATATTCTGTAGCTGACAAAAAAGAAAATTAA
- a CDS encoding GDCCVxC domain-containing (seleno)protein, whose product MEIKLQSTITCPNCGHKKEETMPTDACQYFYECEKCKQVLKPKQGDCCVYCSYGSVACPPIQQDKKCC is encoded by the coding sequence ATGGAAATCAAATTACAATCAACAATAACTTGTCCCAACTGCGGACACAAGAAAGAAGAAACAATGCCGACAGACGCTTGTCAATATTTTTACGAATGTGAAAAATGTAAACAAGTTCTAAAACCAAAACAAGGCGACTGCTGTGTTTATTGTAGTTACGGAAGTGTTGCTTGTCCACCAATTCAGCAGGACAAAAAATGTTGCTAA